The following are encoded in a window of Pyrenophora tritici-repentis strain M4 chromosome 6, whole genome shotgun sequence genomic DNA:
- a CDS encoding UBN2 multi-domain protein — MAVEKEEWKIPQLTAENHDTWFRRNKVKLKGKKVFYVCEKNLVQHCQIAIAGELTEAMEELEIAEADKHTKIRVNIEKRDKYLEDEATAIDLLFRSLTEDDQALIDEYDTAFQFWAYLQKKYTQTDATTANIYMTRIQTFTFNPGNTIVGSWEKLKEYRRKLVAADADTNGAYKDSALLLVLIRSLPKEFKTTIDTLNAQLNLTVEQKLKFLEEKEVRDQQDADEKALPAFRKTEKYVPPYKRRNHKSSPLSSDSESGTKFMVQCFLCDGAHGVRDCPRRERARKLLKEYDAKKSSKPPIKTLKQRNSHKKTGKAYGAEEVNSESDELSETSDSEPEEIETCRLSKDIVGKASPSTWAADTGASSHMSDQPSLFRRMIKIKRRLVRVGGENYMQTGKEKLKWCVKTDRRHGCQKYCLYLTLESICYQGEEFAQQA; from the coding sequence atggctgtagagaaggaagaatggaagattccccaacttacagctgaaaaccacgatacttggttccgccgaaacaaggtcaagcttaaggggaagaaagtcttctatgtctgcgagaaaaaCCTGGTACAGCACTGCCAAATAGCAATAGCCGGTGAACTaacggaggctatggaagagttggaaattgctgaagcagacaagcatactaagatccgcgtcaacattgaaaaaagagacaagtacctagaagatgaagccactgcaatcgatctcttgtttcggtcgcttactgaagatgaccaagcccttattgacgaatacgacactgccttccagttctgggcctacctacaaaagaagtacacccaaactgacgccacaaccgccaacatttacatgaccagaattcaaacgttcacattCAATCCTGGGAACACAattgttggatcatgggaaaagctaaaggaataccgacgcaaactcgtagcagcagacgctgacaccaacggagcttacaaggactctgcactactactcgttcttattagatcactcccgaaagaatttaagactacgattgacaccttaaacgcccaacttaaccttacggttgaacagaaacttaagtttctggaagagaaggaggttcgagaccagcaagacgccgacgaaaaagctctcccagcattccggaagacggagaagtatgttccgccttacaagcgccgaaatcacaagagctcaccactatcgtctgactccgaatctggtaCTAAGTTTATggtccaatgcttcctttgtgacggagcccatggcgtacgagactgtccaagacgtgagagagctcgaaagctccttaaggaatacgacgctaagaaatcatctaagcCGCCTATTAAGACACTCAAGCAAAGGAATTCTCACAAAAagactggcaaagcatatggagccgaagaagtcaattcagagtcagatgaattatccgagacctcagactctgaacccgaggaaattgagacatgccgtctctcaaaagacattgtcggtaaggcctctccatctacttgggctgccgacactggcgcctcctcccacatgtctgaccaaccctcattgtttagacgaatgatcaagatcaagcgaagactagttcgggttggaggggagaattatatgcagactggaaaggagaagctcaagtggtgtgtaaagacggatcgtcgacatggttgtcagaagtactgcttgtacctaaccttggagtcaatttgttatcagggagaagaatttgcgcagcaggcctga
- a CDS encoding HrpB7 domain containing protein — protein sequence MARLEQQEAEADAAESAALDALMAARAKKDRLRKQRKQLKRREQEWVDESGKFVEDIEALEAVEALNREVAHLEDGLMPGTLALDWGVFMPTFSGDDSEFAGLDYGGTAQVAGGSS from the coding sequence ATGGCGCGTCTTGAACAACAAGAGGCCGAAGCGGATGCTGCAGAGTCTGCGGCATTGGATGCTTTGATGGCTGCGCGTGCGAAGAAGGATCGTCTTCGCAAGCAGCGTAAGCAGTTAAAGCGTCGTGAGCAAGAATGGGTTGATGAGTCGGGAAAGTTTGTTGAGGATATCGAGGCGTTGGAAGCGGTCGAGGCGTTGAATCGAGAGGTAGCGCATCTGGAAGACGGTCTTATGCCTGGTACTTTGGCATTGGATTGGGGCGTCTTCATGCCTACTTTCTCTGGGGATGATTCCGAGTTCGCCGGTCTTGATTACGGTGGTACTGCGCAAGTAGCTGGCGGCAGTTCGTAA